TGAACGTGATTGGCGGGTTGCAAGTGGAAGAGCCGGCGGTTGATCTGGCCGTGGCCATGGCGATTGCCTCGTCGGTGCGCGACTTGCCTGTTCCGGCAGACCTGGCTCTGGTGGGTGAAATTGGCCTGTCGGGGGAATTGCGGGCGGTGGGGCAACTCACGGCCCGATTAAAAGAGGCGGCCAAACTTGGGTTCCGCCGGGCCATCATCCCCAAAACCGTGCGCCGGGGCGAGCCGTTTCCGGACGGGATCGAAATCATTCAAGCCCGTTCGGCCCACGAAGCCATTGATGTTGCGCTTGGCCGGCCAAAGCGGAATGATGATTAAGTACGTGCAAGGCCAAAAATTTTGACTTTTGTTGGGCGGTATGTTAAGATTAGCCCACAGACAGCAGTTTCATTTATTTTTATTATTCCTCTGCCTGTCTACCTGGCCTTGTTTTGTGTTGATTGTGTAGTTTGTAGAACTTTATTTTCTTCTTTGCACGTCAAAACAAAACTTTTCATCTTGGGTGAGACCCTCAGGCCGGGTACTCACCTTTTTGTTTGTTAGGCGGGATTCATCATGAGCGTCGAATTTGTTTTCAGAATTATTGGAATGTTTGCTCTGGGCATCGGCGGCGGCTTTCTCGGCTTTTCGGTGGCCGAATTTTTTGGCTTGTCGCGCGACTTCTGGGCAGTGGTGTTCGCCGCAGTGGGAGCGTTAACCGGGCTGGTGGCGACTCCCTATCTGACCACCCGCCCGGCTCGCTGGCTGCGCAACCAGATCGGGTTGTTGCCGACACGAGTGCTGGTGGCCGGGATGGCCGGGTTGATTGTGGGCCTGGGCGTTGCGGCGCTGGTGTCGGTGCCGCTCTCTTTGCTTCCCGCGCCTCTGGGCCGCGTTTTGCCTTTTGTGGCCGTGCTGTTGTTTAGCTGGTTGAGCATTTCAGTTTTTGTGATGCGCCAGCACGACATCTTTACCCTCTTCCGTGACCGCCTGCCAGCCCAACACAACGAAGAAGACGCCGCCGGCGGAACACCCTCCGCAGGGGCGGCCAGCATTTTGCTCGACACCAGCGTGATCATTGACGGGCGCATCGCCGACGTGAGCCAGACCGGCTTCATCTCCGCCCCGATGCTGGTGCCGCGCTTCATTCTCAATGAGCTTCAGCACATCGCCGATTCGTCGGACGTGTTGCGCCGCAATCGCGGGCGGCGCGGGCTGGACATCCTCAACCGCCTGCAAAAAGAATCAGTCGTGCCGGTGCGCATCACCGACATGAACGTGGAAGGTGTACGCGAAGCCGACGACAAGCTGGTCATCCTGGCCAAGCAACTCCACAGCGCCATCCTCACCACCGATTACAATCTCAACAAAGTCGCCGGCATCCAGGGCGTCACCGTCCTCAACATCAACGACCTGGCCAACGCCGTCAAAGCCGTCGTCCTGCCCGGCGAAAGTATGACGGTGAAAGTGATTCAGGAAGGCAAAGAGCAGGGGCAGGGCGTGGGCTACCTGGATGACGGCACGATGGTGGTGGTGGAAGACGGTCGCCGCCTCATGAACCAGAATGTAGACCTCATCGTCACCAAAGTCTTGCAAACCGCCGCCGGGCGGATGATTTTTGCCAAGCCGGATCGTTCGTAATAACCAATTACCAATAACCAATTTTGTGTAATTGGTAATTGGTAATTGGTTATTAGTTATTGTTATGCCTCTTATCATCTACAACACCCTCACTCGCAAAAAAGAAGAATTCAAACCGCTGGTCGAAGGCCGGGTGCGTATGTATGTCTGCGGCCCGACGGTGTACGACTATTCGCACATCGGCCACGCCAAAACCTACGTGGCCTTCGACACGGTTGTGCGCTACCTGCGCTGGCGCGGCTTCAACGTCCGCTACGTGCAAAACATCACCGACGTCGGCCACCTGCTCGACAGCGGCGAAGACCGCATCCTCAAAGGCGCGGCCCGCGAGCGCGTGGAGCCGATGGAAATTGTGGAGAAGTACGCCCGCGCCTACTTTGAAGACATGGACGCCCTCGGCGTCCAGCGCCCCGACATCTCGCCCCGCGCCAGCGCCCACGTGCCGGAGCAGATCGAGATGATCAAGACCCTCATCGAAAAGGGCAACGCCTACGAAGCGGACGGCTCGGTGTACTTCGACGTCTCGTCGTTCAAGGACTACGGCAAACTCTCCGGGCGCAAAGTGGAAGAATTGGAAGAAGGCACGCGCGAGCAGGTGCGAAGCGACAAGCGCCACCCCGAAGATTTTGCCCTCTGGAAGAAAGCCGCGCCCGAACATATTTTGCGCTGGGCCAGCCCCTGGGGCTGGGGCTTCCCCGGCTGGCACATCGAATGCTCGGCCATGTCGGCCAAGTACCTCGGCGAAACGTTCGACATTCACGGCGGCGGCGTGGACAACATCTTTCCGCACAACGAATGTGAAGTAGCCCAGAGCGAAGCCGCCAACGGCCAGCCCTTTGCCAACTACTGGATGCTCACCGGCTCACTCACCGTCGAAGGCGTGAAGATGAGCAAGAGCCTGGGCAACTTCGTCACCGTCAAGGACATCCTCAAAAAATACCGCCCCGAGGCCGTGCGCTTCTTCATCCTCACCGGCCACTATCGCGGGCCGATTGATTTTTCGGACGAGGCCCTGGAAGCGGCCAGCAAAGGCTGGGAGCGACTCGCGGCCCCGGCGCTGACGGCGCGACAACGACTCCGCGCCCCCGGCCTTGCCGGTGAAACCGACTCTGGGGTGGAGGCCGCCATTGCCGACGCCCGCGCCGCTTTCGTCACCGCGATGGACGACGACTTCAACACCGCCGCCGCCCTGGCCGGGCTGTTCGAGTTCAACAAGATCGTCAACACCCTGCTCAACGCCGACACATCCCCTGCGCGCGGATCGCTCGAAGCCATTGACGCCTTCTATCGCGAAGTTGGCGGGCAGGTGCTGGGCGTCATTCCAGAGGCGGCTTCATCTTCCAGCGACGCCAACGCTGAGCGCGAAGCCGGCCTCATCCAGTTTCTCATCGAACTTCGGGCCGAAGCCCGCAAGCGCAAAGACTTTGCCACGGGCGACGCCATTCGCAAACGCCTGGCCGAGTTGGGCGTGACGC
This Chloroflexota bacterium DNA region includes the following protein-coding sequences:
- a CDS encoding cysteine--tRNA ligase, producing the protein MPLIIYNTLTRKKEEFKPLVEGRVRMYVCGPTVYDYSHIGHAKTYVAFDTVVRYLRWRGFNVRYVQNITDVGHLLDSGEDRILKGAARERVEPMEIVEKYARAYFEDMDALGVQRPDISPRASAHVPEQIEMIKTLIEKGNAYEADGSVYFDVSSFKDYGKLSGRKVEELEEGTREQVRSDKRHPEDFALWKKAAPEHILRWASPWGWGFPGWHIECSAMSAKYLGETFDIHGGGVDNIFPHNECEVAQSEAANGQPFANYWMLTGSLTVEGVKMSKSLGNFVTVKDILKKYRPEAVRFFILTGHYRGPIDFSDEALEAASKGWERLAAPALTARQRLRAPGLAGETDSGVEAAIADARAAFVTAMDDDFNTAAALAGLFEFNKIVNTLLNADTSPARGSLEAIDAFYREVGGQVLGVIPEAASSSSDANAEREAGLIQFLIELRAEARKRKDFATGDAIRKRLAELGVTLEDGKDGTTWKI
- a CDS encoding TRAM domain-containing protein — encoded protein: MSVEFVFRIIGMFALGIGGGFLGFSVAEFFGLSRDFWAVVFAAVGALTGLVATPYLTTRPARWLRNQIGLLPTRVLVAGMAGLIVGLGVAALVSVPLSLLPAPLGRVLPFVAVLLFSWLSISVFVMRQHDIFTLFRDRLPAQHNEEDAAGGTPSAGAASILLDTSVIIDGRIADVSQTGFISAPMLVPRFILNELQHIADSSDVLRRNRGRRGLDILNRLQKESVVPVRITDMNVEGVREADDKLVILAKQLHSAILTTDYNLNKVAGIQGVTVLNINDLANAVKAVVLPGESMTVKVIQEGKEQGQGVGYLDDGTMVVVEDGRRLMNQNVDLIVTKVLQTAAGRMIFAKPDRS